A window of the Nostoc sp. ATCC 53789 genome harbors these coding sequences:
- a CDS encoding helix-turn-helix transcriptional regulator: MPVRNKIKQFVDDRGITRYQFRKDTGLSATTVYALYDNPWQVPHVTAMNKICDTYRVQPSELIEWVPPEEVSDRVQKTK, from the coding sequence ATGCCAGTTAGGAATAAAATCAAGCAGTTTGTTGATGATAGGGGCATTACCCGTTATCAGTTCAGAAAAGATACAGGGCTATCTGCAACCACAGTTTACGCTTTGTATGACAATCCCTGGCAAGTACCACACGTAACCGCGATGAACAAAATTTGTGACACTTATCGCGTTCAGCCTAGCGAGTTAATCGAGTGGGTTCCACCAGAAGAAGTCAGCGATCGCGTACAAAAAACAAAATAA